AAGCTCAAGAATGATGGCAATGGAATCGCTCAGAATCTCACCCTATCTCAGCAAGAACTAGCCGCCATTGATGCCCTCGGCCAAAAAGACCAGGCAGCAGCGGACAAGAGAAAAGCGCTTGCTTTGCAGATTGCCGACCTACAAGGCCAGCTAATCGCGAATGAGAAAGAACAGTTCCTCAATGCTAGAGAGCAAGAAATTCGAGCCATTGAGGAGCGGGCAGCAGCTCAGAAACGGGCATCCGAAGAGGCGATCGCGGGTGTTCAGCAACAAAAAGATGCCAATGATTTGCTCCTCAGTTCACTGGATGCCCAGTCCAAGCTGCTAGAAAGTCGCAATGGTTTGAGTCAGGCACTCAATGAAGTGGATCTGGCTCGATTGGGTGGTGAGTCCAAGGCTAGCGATCGCTCTCTAGGTCTACGTCAGAAACTCAACGACAAAAAACTTGATCCAACAGTTCGTAAGGAGGCGGAACGACAGCTCAGATCTGAGGGCTTCAACCCAAACACCACTGAACTGAAGATTCTTGAGCGCAAGCAGGCACTAGAAGATGAGATCGCTGCAAAGAAACTTGCCGCCTTGGGTGCAGAGCAGGAATTTCAACGCAGGGCACTGGAACTGGACTTACAACGACAGAAGATAGCGGCCCAAAACCTCTTGTTTGAGGCGGAGATTTCCAAACTACGCTCAGAAGCTAACCAGGCAGAGGCACGAAGCAATCTGGAAATTGCTCAAAAATCTGGGGATACGACCAAAATTGCCGAGGCTCAAGCCAAGTTGAATTTGGCTGATCGTGAGGTAGGGTTAAGCGATCGCAAGCTTACTAATGCTCAAACCAGCTTGGGCTTGCAAGATGAGTTTGCCAGCAATGCCCTACAGACACAGGGAGCCAAGCAGCAGACAGAGCGGATCAACTTCAATTCGGAGCAAGAGTCTAGGGAGAGTGAGAGAGGCTTGAACCTAGCAGAGGCGATCGGCAAAACTCCTCGCAGTGGTCGTAAAACTTTCGCGCCTCGCAGTGCATCGCGCGGTGGTCGTAGCGTGCCCAACCTGCCTGAAATCCGAGCCTCTGAAGGCATCGATCCTTCGATTGGTCGTACGGCTCCTCAATTCCCAACTTCTCGCCCTGTGGAAACTCCCAGCAACAAAGCCCCCAGCCCTAGCAATAAGGTGACGGAGCTTAATGACAGTCTGCGGCTGGCCGTGTCTGCCTTGACCGCCATGCGACCACAGATCGATAAGATTGCCCAGGAGTTGAGCAAGCCACGGGTTGAAAACCTGTATGTCAGCACACCAACCCCTGTGAGCGATGCAGGTTCAATCTTGAGCGACATCGCTTATCAGGGTGCGGTGGGTGCAGGACTGGCTTAATGGTTTCCCCAATTGGGGAAAAGTTGGAGGTTATAGCAAGGGAATCTGGTTATAGTTTTTCTCGGTCTTGCCTAAGACCTTGAGAATTTGACGCCATCGTTTTGCCGAGTGGAAAGGCTGATGCCTAAACCACTCTTTTGGGTCTTTATTCTGCTTGCTGCTATTACAGGATCGACAAGCAGGTAACAAGTTCCCTAAGGTTTCTGAGCCTCCATTGGCGATCGCAATGAAATGATCAAGCGTCAAAACCTCCGGTGAAGCACAATAAGCGCAGCAGTTACTAAAAGCTTCAAGGATGGACTGTTGCTGCTCAGGTGTATACGAAACCTGATGATTGAGCTTTTTAATCGCTTCCCGCTTTTGCTCTAACTGCCGTCTAATCAAGCGCCCTCTTGGACTTGTACGCCAGATTTTATTTCGAGCTAATTTCTGCTCTCTATGCTTCTGATAATTTTTTTGGCCCCTCTGCCTATATTTTTCTGGGTTTAATTTACGATCCTCACGTTTTTGAGCTAGGATTGCCTCTCTGTTTTGAAGATACTTAGCCCTACCGTACTCAATCAATCTTTGGGAGTTTTCTTGTCTGTACTGCTTGTTGTAATTAGACCTTTCAAGCCTCTTGCGTTTGTAATACTCACGCATGTAGTTACGTCTTTTCTGACGGTTGCGTCGGTTGTAGTCAAGTTCTCTTTCTCTCGCCTTCTCAAGATTATTTAGCCGATACTGGCGATCCTTCTCTTTGAGTCGCTCTGAGTTTTGCTGTCGGTACTGCTGGTTATATAACTTCTTGGCCTCAATATTTTCCTGATAATATTCGGCCTTGCGAGCTAAAATCTTCTCTCGATTTGCCTGGTAGCTTTCCTGCTTGCACGCCACACAACTGCGATCGCTAAGGTGTCTCAGGCTCTGCTCTGATTGCTCGAAGTGATGTCCTCGCTTGCAGAGTTGCCCTAAGTAATACTTGCTTGTATCAAACTCAAAGTTGCTCATAAACCGATTATGGGTAGGTGGGACTAAAAAGCGATCGCCCCCTCAGCTCAGAAGAAGCGATCGCCGTTGAGCTTTTCCCCAATTGGGGAAACTACAATCCAACAAATTCAGCGCGATCTAAAACGGCTATCTGTTGCGCGATCGCTTGGGGGTACTGTTTTGAGTCCATAGCAGTGGTATCATTTAATACAATTGAATCGTGAAGATTTAGACAACGATCGCCCCCTACCGCATATAGAGGAGCGATCGTTTTTTGTGCTTTTAGAAGCCGTACAAGTACACATCTCGCTCATCAACCGCATTGATTGCTGCCAAGATTGCCTGTTGCTGCAACTGGGGAAACTGGATTAACGGGTACTCAATCCCTTGATCCCACATCCCCAGAAAGCAAGCTCTGCCCTGAGTTTTGACTGCTTCATCCACCAGTCCATCTAAATCTTTTACAACCGTAGTTAGAATGCGTTGTTCTTCATCGCAGCAACCCCCTTGGATGTAGCAAATGAGCTGGATCGCCACATCAGCGGGGGATAGGCAGGAGTATTTCAGGATCAAGTTTGGGTTTACATCCGCCAAGCACTCTTTAGCGACTTGTCGAGCTGTAATCTCAGCTTGTTGCCCAGTAGCGACGATATAGTTCTTGTCATCCAAACAGAAAATAGGCAGACCGAAGAAGTCTTCAGGCAATTTTTTGAGTAGAGGGGGAGTGATAGCAGGAGTCATAAACCTTGCCAGATAGGAGACAAAAGAAGGCAGTCACCCGTTTTTGTGAGTGACTGCCGGGAGTGAGTTAGTTAGAAGGGGCAACCGTCCGTAGGAGTCCAGGTCTCGTTGATCTTCCAGCAAGAATCGAAGTGATTGCGGATGATGCGAGTGATGAAGGCAAAGCGATCGTTGTTCGTTACGAGGTCAACTAGGCGCTCGTTGCCTTGGCAGTCTTCGAGTTGAATGATTAACCGGATGGGCTGCTTGGTGATGGGGCGATCTTCATCCATCACTGAGAGGTAGGTGTAGCCGTCGGTGATGGTGAGGCTGTCGATTTTGGCAGGGGCGATCGAACGGACTTGCTCTTCTAGGTAAGTTTCGAGTTCTAGTTGGGCAGTTGCTTGGATGCGGCCAGAGCCACGCTCTTCTTCGGTTTGAGTGGGTGCAATAGTTTGAAGTAGCATAGTTATATCGATCCTTAGAGTAGGTTTCGTAGAGAGAAGGCGATTTGCGGTGAGAGGCGATCGCCTTCTCTCTATTTCAATATAAATCAAGTGATGTCAGATTGATGCAAATGTGTCATCACTTGTTCTGATGAAAGGTGACTAGAACCATAAAATCAAGTGATGTCACATATATACACTTTGATGCCTAGCATGGCTATACTGATGATGTCGTCAGATAATAGCGAGGTACCAAATGGTTTGTAGTTGGGAAATGAAGGGGCAAAGGTTTACTTTTACAATCGAGCCTGATTTGTACGAGCCCTTGAAGGCTCAGGCGAAAAAAGAGCGTAGGTCTATTGGCTCCTTGTTAAACTGGCTGGCTGCTAAATACCTTGAAGAGCAGCAAGGTATAGAGATTGAGCCAACAATTCAGCACGGCGGCGATCGCAAGTCTGACGCAGCAAAAGAGGACGAGGAGTAATGAACCCTCAATCCATTAACCCTCTTGCTCTCTTTTCGGTGTCACTAGAGAGGCGATCGCATCCGATTAAATGAAAACCACCCGATATTTTGAAGAGCGGGTTCTCAATGGTCGTCCAGATATTCAACCAGAGTGGTGCGAACGAGTCAGATTAAATCCATTAGAAATAGAAGTACAGCACGATGGACGAGTTCGATACTGGGGCGTAGTGCCAGAAATGGAAGGGCGAGTTTTGAGAGTTGTCACACTTGAAGATGGTGAAACTATTCATAACGCCTTCTTCGATCGGAATTACCGCAAAAAACTGCAAAGGGAGTCCGAGGAATTATGAAATTGCATTACTACCCAGAGACAGACACGCTCTATATCCAGCTAAAAAACGAGCCGAGTACTGAGTCAGAAGAAATTGCTCATGATGTAGTAATTGACTTTGATGCTAACGGCAAAATCGTTGGCATCGATATTGACCATGCTAGTCAGGCCGTGGATTTATCTGAGTTGAACATTGAATCTCTTGCTGAAACTCTTGAACGCCCTAATCAAGAAGCAACCCAACTCAAAGCAGGTTATTACTTTCTCGGCAGAGGGACGATTCAATCCGCTCTTTCCCAAGGTGCAAGAAGACGACGTCAAACAAACCCAGAAATGGTCAAGTTGGCCAGACAAATTTTAGGGGATGCTCAATCTAGTAAAGCTGCTAGAAAGTTAGCAGCTTCTGTTCTCTCGCAACAAGCATCTACTAGAACTCGCAGCCCAAGACTAAGGCGCGATTCGGAATAACCGGAAGCCTGAAGCGATCGCCTCCCTCGCCAAAGTTCAGCGATCGCCTCTGCACTCCACCTAAAACCCTTTAGCTCAGGTGAAGCCATGAATATCGTATCCGACTCCGTGTTAGTGGAGTCTAAATCGGCACGCAATAATCAGCTAGCGCAGGTATCGCACGACCGCGCGACTGAAGTATTGAACAAAACTAAAGCTCTGTTCTTTGCCTTGTGGCAAGGAGTAGGGCTTGCAACTACAGAGCAAGTAGCAGAGTTCTATGAGGTCTCTACAGAAAATGCTCGGCAGCTCGTCAGAACTCATCGCGATGAGTTTGAAGCAGATGGACTGAAAACCTTAAAGGGTAAAGCTCTCAATGAAGTGCGTGATCTCTTATCACTCACTTCTAAAAGCGTGAATGCCACCATCTGGACTCCTCGCGCTGCTCTGCGTCTCGGCATGCTGCTGCGGGACTCTGAAATTGCTAAAGCGATCAGAACTTCTTTGTTGGATGCAGTAGAGCACATTATTCCGACTCTTGCTCCCACTGCTGAACCTTCTGCTCTCCCTTCATCCGATCGCCTCACCGTCCTAAAAGAAGCAGTCGCGATCGGCAACCAGCTTGGCGGCTTCGATGACCGTCAGAAGATGCTGCTCAAAGATCAGCTCATGAACCTGCTGATGCAAGAGCGCTTACTGGCTGCTGACTCAACCCTAACCATTGAAGCAGCAGTCGCAGCAGAGCCAGAGCAGGCGAAGCGCTTAGAAGTGCCCATCTCAGATCGCTGCCTCGACTTGGGCTACAACCCCAACACCAAACAACTGCTCAGAATTGGTCAGGTTGCCGCTGCCTTCTATCGTGGTCGTCACGGTCGTCCTCCTCAGAAGCGAGAGCAATTCGTCGGGGGCACCACTCGCATGGTCAATGTCTACACCGCAGACGACCTCGGCATTCTCGACTCCGCCATTCATTCTGTGATGGGGGACTGAGCCATGTCCTTAGACTTTCTCCCTCTGGGCTGCTCTCAGCCCAACTCTCCTGCCTGCTTACTTCACTGGATAGAGATGGTTTTGAGCCAGTGCCAAGAACCGCAAAAGCTCAGCATCACTCTGGCTGACAAGCACATCACCACCCACTGTGGGGACTACTTCCTGGCAGATGACCTCTGGCACACTCGCCACTTACTCCAACAAAAGTATCACCTAGTCATCTGGGTGGGACAACGCCTCTACGCCACAACAGACAGGAGTCAACCATGAGTCAAGATGCCATTGAATTTCCCTACCGTGGTTGGCTCATCCGAGTCACTTTTGACGCAGAAGGCTGGAGTGCCAAGGCCAAGCATCCGAGGGGCAAGGACTTTGCCACCATCAAGAGTTCTTATGCCTTTGCGGCTGATGCAATTCAGGCGGCTGTGAACTTCGTCACTTGGGCTAGCCCCAGCCGCGCCATGCAGCAACTGCTCATCGAGCTGCGAGACAGCCAGCACTTGAACCAACAGGAATACCAACACTTGTTCGTGTCCTTCGAGAAGGGCATGCAGCAATTATTTCCCCTCAAAACCAAGCCCCTACAGGAGTATGAGTCATGACGATCGCCACAACTCTGATTCGGCCCAAGTACCTCCACTTCTACGGACTCGTCTACAAAGCGCAGTACCTCTGTCCCATTGCGGAAGAAGGCGGCTTTACC
This region of Trichocoleus desertorum NBK24 genomic DNA includes:
- a CDS encoding HNH endonuclease; the protein is MACKQESYQANREKILARKAEYYQENIEAKKLYNQQYRQQNSERLKEKDRQYRLNNLEKARERELDYNRRNRQKRRNYMREYYKRKRLERSNYNKQYRQENSQRLIEYGRAKYLQNREAILAQKREDRKLNPEKYRQRGQKNYQKHREQKLARNKIWRTSPRGRLIRRQLEQKREAIKKLNHQVSYTPEQQQSILEAFSNCCAYCASPEVLTLDHFIAIANGGSETLGNLLPACRSCNSSKQNKDPKEWFRHQPFHSAKRWRQILKVLGKTEKNYNQIPLL
- a CDS encoding DUF2283 domain-containing protein, coding for MKLHYYPETDTLYIQLKNEPSTESEEIAHDVVIDFDANGKIVGIDIDHASQAVDLSELNIESLAETLERPNQEATQLKAGYYFLGRGTIQSALSQGARRRRQTNPEMVKLARQILGDAQSSKAARKLAASVLSQQASTRTRSPRLRRDSE